In Ciconia boyciana chromosome 1, ASM3463844v1, whole genome shotgun sequence, the genomic stretch GGGGGTTGGCGCACGCACCCCGGGGTCTTGGTGCACCCGGCGAGGATGGGGAGCATGATGCTCTGAACCTCCCGCTGCTCGGTGCCGAAAGGAGGAGTTTCCTCATCCCCAGGGACCAAAAGCTGCCGCATCCCTCCCTTCGGCCTCGGGGAAAGCCAGAGCAACCCGCTGCCCATGCCGGCTGCCCCAAAGGGCTTCGGGGCCGGGATGTGTTTGGTCACTCTTCTGTCTGCCCAGAGGTGATTTCCTTCCCGTTATCTATCGCCAGGCACCGGTGGCCGCTGCCAGGCAGGTGCTGTGTTCCCCGGTCCAACAACCACCCATCTGCCCGCAAAGCCCTCCAGGTGCTGCTTCTCCTCACTGTAAGATGTTAAATCTCGCCAGGACTTCCCAGCACCATCCCCACGAATTGATGCTGCTCCAGTGGAATCGCAGCCTGGGATGACCCGCGATGCTCAGCAGCGTTCGCTCCCGGCACCGTGTGCTCTGCCAGAAGTGGCTGTCTTGTAAAATCCACccctttttgcctttctcttgcTCTGGAGCTGTGTTTTGGCTGCATGAGGATGGGAAACtgaaggaggaggtgggaaaGCAGATGAGGATGAGGGGCAGGCCGAGATTTCTCCCCCATAAACCTGCCTGGTAACTCATTGCGTGGGGTGGTGAGGTGGGGCCAGAGGCCACAAGCTCCTAGCATAGGGAGAAAACCTCAGGAAGAAGTCCCTGAAATGCAACAGGTTTCTGCTAGAGCAACTCCTCTCCAATAAGCTGAgccgtgggggtctctggggctTCCCCAGGAACCAGGTCAGAGTCAGGACCCAGCTCTGGTGGGGAACCACCTCCCTGCTCAGCAGGACCAGCCCAGAGCACCCAGGAAACCCATTTTGACTCCCAGTGCCGTATCCTGACCTGAATACAGCTCAGACACACAGCTCTGCACACATCCCAGCCCCCTTTCCCTACCAGCTTGCCTGCCTTGACCCTGGGCTTGCAAGGGGACGAAATGTAAAGGGGTAAAATGCAAAGGACCCTGCACCAGGTCGCATCCTTCCCAGGGCCTCCGGGCATGCCTGGGATGGAAATAATTGTGCTTTCCCCCAGCAGAGCTTTCCGCCTGCCAGCTGAGTACACACACACGCAGGCTCGGGGACCATAAATCCCAGAAAACTCTCATTTACAAACCCGATACAGCGGGTACCTGCTGCTCCCCGCATCAAGGATCCCAAAGCACCGGGCAAACACCGGCGCTCGTCCCAGCACGGCTGCGGGGCAGTGAGGATGCAGCTCGCCTGTATCAGCCTCCCGGTATGGAGAAAGGCAAACACAGATGTATCAAAATTCAACACTTAAGTTTTCAGCCTGGCactgaaattcagcattttaagaTGCCACGTTGCAAAAGCTACAGCTTCATTTTGGGAAATGCTGCGAATCGCAGCCCCGCGCTGCCTCTCTCCGCATCTGTAGATGCTCAGCACTGGTGTCTCATGAATTAGGTACCAAACTACCCAGGAGATAAAAACTGCTTTAGAAACCTATTACCTGGATAATTTTCCCAAGCCTCTGCCCCGCTACCAGGCAAGGATCAGGACTGGCAGAGCCTGAGCTCTGTGCATGAGCCGTGCAAAACCTCTCTGCATCCCTGGCCACCAAATCAGCCCAGGAAAAGAAGTTTCTAAGCACCAGCAAAACTACAGAGAAGCCCACAGCTACCTTCCTCCGGCAAACCAACCGCAATAGCATCGCCTCAGCgtgttaaaccacgacagggaTATTTGGAAATCATTGCAAGAAGCTTTATAGAAAATAGACGATAGAGTGGATGCAGCTTTCAATATATTTGCTCTAGGATATAGTAACAGGCACGGTTCTAAAGCAAACACGGGCGGGTGAACTAGGTTGAGAGCTTTTGCTTCACTCGTTTTAAATTACAAAGTGCTGAGACAGCCTAGTCTAGGATATATTTTAGAGTCAGAAAAGGGCTGCCCCCACGTGCCCTGGGGAACATGCACGCAGCCGGTGGAGGCGTTTCCTACACAGCTGCATCGGTTTGTGCCTGGAAAGAGCTGGAAATGTCATCGAACAAAACCAAATGGATAAACGGGCTCGGAAAAGCACATGGCTTCTCGGGGGGAGCGGCTGGACAgtgtgttttcctctgtgtttggagcaaacaaacaaaaaaaaaaaaaagaaaaaaaaaagaaatcaagttaagTTTTGCATCTGTCAAATAGAAATCTAATAGGAAAGAGAGCTGTACATGGTCAAAGTCAAGTCCAGGCTCCAGGAACATCCAGGAGGACAGTTTCAGGTATTGCCCGCTGCTTCCCGGGATGTGCCAAGCAAACACTCACGTGCGCGCGGTGCCGAGCCCCGCCGGCAGCGTGGCATCCCGCAGTCCGCCGAAGAAACCTGCCGCTGGAGAGGAGGCACGAGAAGCAGCTCATAATCCTCCCGGGAGCACCAGGGCCGCGTGTGCCGGCATCCTGCGGGGCTGATCCGGATGCGCTTCCCCCTGCCCGcaggtgctgggatggggggaaCGGATCCAGCCCGGTCCCCTGCCGGGAATCAGCACTACAGGGGTGATTAGGGCACGGGCAGGGAGAGCCGGTCGGTCCGGAGCCCTCCGGGGAGGGTGCTCCCCACTCTGAcgcaccccagcacccatcccaaGGCTGGCTCGTCCTCAGAAGCTGATTTTCAGTGGTGCCATGgcaaggggatggggatggggatggggcgAGGTGGATGCCAGGAGCGGAGGCGTCGAGGGGCAGCATGGCGGGCAGACGCCGGGGATGCTGTCAGAGGCCAGGGGTGCCGATGGTGCTGGTACGGCGGGGATCGGCATCCTGCTCGTAGCGGTAGTGGTAGCCCTCCATCTGGTCGCGGCAAGCCTCGCGCAGGTTGTGCAGCCAACGCTTGATGCCGCGGCGGTTCAGGTAGAGCACCATGAGGAAGACGATGCCGATGAGGGCCAACACGATGCCGAAGAAGACGTAAGAGGCTGTCTCCAGCCGACCGGGCTCACCACCCTCGGTGGCCGAGCACGCCAGCCCCTCGGGCCGCAGGCGCAGCAGGGTGGCCCCGCGTAGCGGCGGTGGGCCGGTGCAGCGCAGGCTGCGGGCATCGGGCACGCGGGCGGTGGTGGCACGCAGCCAGGCGAGGAACGGGCGCAGGGCGCAGTCGCAACTCAACGGGTTGGCCCCCAACGTGAGCCGCAGCCCCTGCAACCCCGGCGCATCCAGGCTCCGCAGCTCGGTGGCCGTCAGCCGCTGCAGCGAGTTGTTATGCAGGTCCAGCTCCTCTAGGCCGGTGGGCAGCAGGGTGGCCGGCAGCGCCCGCAACGCGTTGCCCGCCAGCTCCAAGCGCCTCAAGCTGAGGTTGTGGAGGGCCAAGGCGAGCTGCTCTTCCAACGGGGCAGCCAGCAGCGCCTGGTTCAGCTGCAACGTACGCAGCAGCGGCACGCCGGCGAAAGCACCGGCGGCCACCGAGAGCAGCGGGTTGTGGCTCAGGTCGAGGGTGCGTAGGGCGGGCAACCCCTGCAGAGCCATGTCCTCGATGGTTTGGATGTTATCGTGGTGCAAGCGGAGCAGGCGGAGGTCCGGCAGCGGGCGGGCAGCGAAGGCAGCGCGGTGCAGCACGCTCAGGTTGCTGCCGACGATGCTGAGGTTGTGCACGCTGACCGGCAGCTCCCTCGGCGGTTCCTCCAGCCTCTCGTACCGGCACTGCACCAGCTCCGGGGTGGCCACGCAGTAGCAGGCGGacgggcagcccccgggggcggcggcggcggggggcacgGCCAGCGGCAGCAAGGCGAgccccagccagggcagccagcgcccgctgcccgctgcccgcgccTGCCTGCGGGCCATGCTCGCTGCCCGGgcatgcagggctgggggggagggcaggggggtcGGGGGAGCGGTGGGGCGCGgatggggggcgggggtgggtgatggaggggtggaggggggaCACACGGACCTGCCTCCCTtcagccccccccggggctgagcTGCCTCCGGCGCGGCTCCCGCACACGGCGGCTCTGCTGGGAGCGCCGGCCGCGCCGCTGCCCAAAtcgggctggggggggaggaaggaggaggaggaggaggaggaggaggaggaggaggaggaggaggaggaagaggaagggggacGGGTTGGGGCTGCCTGGCGCCGCGGGCTGGGCGGAGGAGCGCCGCGGGCAGCTGCCGTCGGGCAGGGGGGGGGGTGCGGCTCGGCTGGGCTTGGCGCGGCTCGGTTcagctcggctcggctcggcaccGCCGGTGCCCACCGTGCCCCCGCCGCTGCGGGGGGCTGGCGAGGGCTGACGCCGTCCCCCTCCAGCCTGGGGAGGGTTTAGGGGGATGTCGCTGTCCCCATCAAGCCCGGGGAGGATTTAGGGGGTGTCGCGGTCCCCTTCCAGCCCGGAGAGAGGTTGGGGGCTGTCCCGGTCTCTTTTCAGGCCGGGGAGGGATGAGGGGATGTCGCGGTCCCTTTCCAGCCCCGGAGGGAGGTTGGGAGCTGTACCCGTCCCCTTCCAACCCGGGGAGGGATGAGGGGATGTCGCGGTCCCCATCAAACCGAGGAGGTGTTGAGGGCTGTCCCGGTCCCTCTCCAGCCCCGGAGAGGATTTGGGGGGTGTCCCGgtccccctccagccccggAGAGGATTTGGGGGGTGTCCCGgtccctctccagccctggcGAGCGTTTTGTGGCTGTCCCGGTCCCCCTCAAGCCCGGGAGGATTTGGAGGCTCTCCCGGTCCTTTCCCAGCATGGGGGGAGTTGGGGGCTGCTGCagtcccccccaccccagccctggaTGGGGGCTGTCACGGTCCCTTTCCAGCCCAGGGAGAATCTGGGGCTGTGTCAGCCCCCCTCCAGCCCGGGAAGGATTTGGGGGTTGTCTCAGCCCCACTTCAGCCCAGGGAGGATTTAGGGGCTCTCCCAGTCCCCTTCCAGCCCTGGTCCCCATTCCCCGACCTGCCCCGCAAGCTGGACACCCCGCAGCATCCCTGAGTGTTACAGCCTGGAGAGAGGCGCAGGCAGGATTGTCACCGCTGCCTCCAAGTTATCGCTGCTTTTGCTTTTCGGGACTCGGTCGCATCATCCCTCGtgggtccccatcccctccctggcTTTGCAGCGAGCCATGGGGTCCAGACACCGGGATGGCCCGTGCTCCCGGGAGAGGCAATGCTGAGGGACAGAGAGGTCATCGCTTTTATTAGACcggcttggaaaaaaacctgaccaGCATCAGGCACGCAGCGCTGGCCCCTTGTGCGCTCCcggctttattttttctttattgtacCCGCTGGgctaataaaagatattacctCCGCTGCAAAGCCTGCCTTCATCTCACCGCCATCCCAGGGGGCTGCCGATGGCGTTGGGGTGGGCATGGGATTTTTGGACACTGGAGCGATGCACAGCAGCACGGTCAGCAGCAGGATTTGGGTGCTGGACCCTCTTTGGGTGCCTAAATACCTCTGCAGACCTGAGCTGGGGGTTGCATTAAATAAACTCCATCCTCGGCACATTTTCTCTCAGATCTTGaatttctcctcctgcctgccctcatCTCTCATCCTGCCCTTTTTcgcaaaggatttttttcccatcttggGATTCCTCCTCCCTGAAGCTCTCCTGAATTTTGCAGGGACCAGGTAAATTTTGGATGCTGGTGTGACTGCATGGCTTGAGCTGCTCCCAACCACCCTTTACTGCGCTCCCAGAAATTGGGCAAACCCTATATTTAAAGCGACAGTGTCTAACGGCAgccagagaaagcaaaggagcttgtgggaggggcagggggagaagaaTAGACTTGGGAATATGTCAAATAATTGTGTGCCATCAAATATTTAAGCGTGGGGCAGCATCCACTCTCGCACCGAAGGAGGGGGAGTGGGGAGAGCCAGATGTGGACAGTGGGTCGTGCTGAGCCAGCGCTGCAGCACTCATGGATGGAGCCTCCTCTCCCCCAAAATAGCACTTTGGGGCCCATTTATCACATTTAATTGCTATATTTAATGAATCAATAGCGCTCTGGAAAACAAGCCAGGCGGTGGGCCAGGTCCACCGCTTTGCGTGGAGGTCCTGGCAAACCCTCATCCGCCAAGCTACAAAAATCCCGGCACCTTTTAGCCCTTCTCTGTGGCTCCTCGGGGAAAGAGGATCTGCCATAAAAGCCAAGGCTGAGGCAGGGCGCCTTCGCTCCCTCTCCAAAAGCCATAAAACATGGTCGGTGAGTGACGTTAGAGGTTATGGGAGAGCACAAggctctctgcagctgaaagGGAGCTGAACCCTTTGACTTTGAAGGGTGGAGATGCTCCAGGGTTTGGAGGGGATGTGTGCTCTGGTGCCATAATGCGGCAGAGTGGCTTTGGGGACGTGGGGACTCCTGCCTGGTGGGACGATGGTGCCCTCCTTGCCTGCTGCAAACATCCTGGACTTCCCCAGGGACAGCTGGTGCTGGATCAGGGTGGGCCGATGAAGTCCCAGCATGGGAGCTGGACGCAACCATCATCCCAGCAAAGCCATGAACCAtcagggagctggggctggggctgtgctggggtctgCAACTGCTCCTCCCCTGCACCTTGCTgtccttcttctcctttccacCTTGTAGCATTTCTGTTCCTCGTTTCAGCCTGGTCCAGCCCCAAACCAGCTCCAGACCTCTGTCCTTTCAGATGCAGCTGTCGAGGacaattttttccctctttctctttgcagccGCTGTTTTATGGCTTCTCTCCATTTGGGTCATTGCTTTCCTGAAGTGCAGAACCCTAAACTGAGCCCCCATGGAGCAGAAGGACACCCCCatcttcctccatctccaaaaGGATGGGTCAGTTCTGGATTTATGGTCTCCTCTTGCCATCCCTCCTGTTGGTCCTGCGTGTTCATCTCCCCTCTAGCAACATCCCCATGTCCTTGCTGGATGGCCGCAGATCAGTTTTCCACCCCTTTTACCAGTCTGCAGTCTCAGTCCTGACATCTTGGCATTGACCACCAGGTTGATGGTCTTCATTTCCAGTTGTTAATGGTCACACTGGATCCTGGAGCCCCTCAAACATGCGCTCCCCTTCAAGCCCCCCTGTTGGACTCAGATCAGTTTTGGGTCCTCCTACAGCATCTCCCCCAGACCATAATTCTGCGTTTGAAGCAGCCTCAAAGACTTCTTGCCATTAAAGGCAAGGAGGTCTGCATCGCTCCGATGCCAGGAGTCCATCACCATGTCGCGGGATGAGATTAGGTTGGGATGATGTGATTTGTTCCTACAAATCAATACAGACCGTTACTCATCACCTCGTTATCTTCTGGAGTCTTCCAAAGAGAATTGATTACTTGTGCTGTGTCTTCAGTAACCAGTGTAAAGTCACCTGCTCCGCGATattgcttctccttccccctcttcaATGGCGGCCCATGTTATTTTCGGTTTGGCACCCCGGGGACGTgcaagcacagctctgcttcagAGCTGAAGCCCTTTGGgcttcccagctcctctcccaccacGTCCCGCCCTGGTTTCTTTGCCGCTGGTGCTGCTCTTGTTGGCTGATTGCAGATGGCTTTTTAGCAAAGGCTGGAACAAAAAGGCATTAAATGCTTTGGCCAGCGCCTTCTTGCGGTAAGGGCatcattccttccctctccatccctcctcgTTTCCCGCTGCTGTGAAACAAGGCTGAaggctctcctcctcctcctcccatatCGCCCCGGGGTCTCAGGCTTTGTAATAATCCACTTGAttttgcttgcattttccaTGCGGTTTGCAGGCAGCATGAAAGCCGCAGCTTCGGGTGTAAGGCATCCCAAGGTCCCAGCGTTTCCCTGCCTGCGTTTCCGTCCCAGGAAAGTGCTGGGTGCAGCGGAGCAGGAGATCGTGGATGGCGCAGAAATGCTTTTGGTGCTCACCAGCCTTAAACTGGCAATTAACAGCACTAAAACCACGAccctttgccccccccccccccccccgtcacACAGGCATGGTTAGAAGAGAAGATCTGAAAACATAAgagatgactgaaaaaaaaaaataaattcattttctggCCTCTGCGCTTCTCCCAGGCACATTTTCAAGTCTTGCTCTGCAAGCGCAAAGGCTGAATTGCTTTTGCAGGGGGATGCTCTTGCACAGCCTTGTGCTGCCCTGGGCATCGGCAGTGGGGAAGAGCCGATGTGCCGGTTGCGATATTGTCGTGAGATGTATCGGGAcggagggggaaggagcagagtgGAGCTCACCACCTGCAGCGgttctctgcctcctctgccgTCTTGGATGGGGCATCTCCACTTCCCTTCTGGGtcccttttgggtttttttttgctgttcctcATGGTCCCTTTCAACTGGTGGTTTTCTGCCCTGGCCATGTGTTTTGGGGCAGACTGATGCTCTCTGGCCAGTGTAAGAGCAGCCCTTTCCCTGCTAAGAAATCCTATAATCCGTAAATTGCAGTGTTTGAACCCAGCTATTAACCTTTGCTCAGCAAATGCTGGCAGCAGCCGACTGCAGCATCCCTTTAAAATTCATGCCTGTGACACTGGAATTGCTCATTTCTCTGTGAGAGGATCCTtggaaaaatgctggaaaatgaggaatattttcatttgacaTTTTTCACGTGAAGCCATTGGAAACAACACTTCTTTCACTTAGAAAAATCCTCCCACCTGTATTTGCACGGGGTTTGGCACTGAAGTGAGAGATCCTGTTTCAGGTTTTGCTTTGTCCCAGGTGATTTCTCTCCCTTGCTTGCACCTTGGGATtgcaaaaaagattttgtaaaaatctgcttttagtCCAATGCAGGATGCAGGAGAATGAGAGAATGAGAATGAGAAACCCCAGGACGCAGGAGAATGAGAGAATAAGTCCAAGATTTTGTGTCTTGCTCCAGGGATGGTGCAAAGACGTGATGGGCGCTGGGGCTGGAGGTCAGGCTGGGACTCCCCAGTCCCACGGCCAAGCTGTTTCCCCATGAACCGGCAGAAACCACCTTCCCCCATCCTGTTTGCTCAGCACGAGCAGATAAGAAGTGGGAAATGAAAGGCAGGCCAGGATGGGCAGACAAAACAAGGTGGGGACGGCATGTCCCTGCGAGCTGTGGCTGGCCGTGGTTATCGCTGCAGGCACCAGCTCATCCCCGGGATCGGTGGTCACTGGCAAAGACCCACCGCCGGCCGGGTGCTTCATGCCACCTCCTTTTCTTGCTCCACATCTCCCGTGTCCGTATGTCCCACTGGTAGCACCCATCC encodes the following:
- the TPBGL gene encoding trophoblast glycoprotein-like; amino-acid sequence: MARRQARAAGSGRWLPWLGLALLPLAVPPAAAAPGGCPSACYCVATPELVQCRYERLEEPPRELPVSVHNLSIVGSNLSVLHRAAFAARPLPDLRLLRLHHDNIQTIEDMALQGLPALRTLDLSHNPLLSVAAGAFAGVPLLRTLQLNQALLAAPLEEQLALALHNLSLRRLELAGNALRALPATLLPTGLEELDLHNNSLQRLTATELRSLDAPGLQGLRLTLGANPLSCDCALRPFLAWLRATTARVPDARSLRCTGPPPLRGATLLRLRPEGLACSATEGGEPGRLETASYVFFGIVLALIGIVFLMVLYLNRRGIKRWLHNLREACRDQMEGYHYRYEQDADPRRTSTIGTPGL